The following proteins come from a genomic window of Alnus glutinosa chromosome 10, dhAlnGlut1.1, whole genome shotgun sequence:
- the LOC133879445 gene encoding putative disease resistance protein RGA4, whose product MAHKIKAIRDKLDAINADRQRFHLEVHPMETRVGGGRDNTHSFVRAEAIIGRDDDKKAVIHRLLDSNDEDNVSILPIVAIGGLGKTTLAQLIFNDDQIQKHFELEMWVCVSDPFHVKNIVEKILEAATKNKPQPAEMNTLVSKLKEEIDGKKYLLVLDDVWNEDHGKWSELKEVLMGGASGSKILVTTRSEIVARISGTVQSYSLRGLEEDDSWSLLKQLAFEKGKEPEETSTTAAVGKEILKKCHGVPLAIRTIGSLLRFKNSEAEWSSFKDNKLSKIPQNATDIIPTLKLSYDHLPSHLKHCFAYCSLFPKDYEFDISILIQLWIAQGFVKSCDDQNRCLEEVGNEYLKDLLWRSFFQEAEIDDFGNVIYCKMHDLMHDLAISVAGSLITTLDDKKRNLHEKTRHVSVVDYYDIDASSITTSLRKASSIRTFLCDDPTFFNISDCEAFFSSFKFLRVLDLSSRNLDLLPSSIGKLKHLRYLDLSLNQNLKKLPNTISRLQNLQTLKLSSCRKLEELPSSIVELKHLRYLDLSWNQNLKKLPNSITRLQNLQTLKLSYCTELEELPRDMEELVNLKHLEIDACERLTYMPSGLGLLTNLQTLSDFVVDKDPFSRHSNGLKELKGLNNLRGQLDIKNMRHGKEGASECKEANLKEKQHLHALYLRWSTEGDVNASDINVDDEMLLEVLQPHPHLKTLCLERNWGSRLPSWLLSLTNLVTFQLYECTKCQYLPPLSQLPSLKFLVISQMDAMEYISDNSDNNEFSSSFFPSLKEIQFYGCPNLKGWWWRRRDSSMEVNSDSHNSIENTEHPLLPSFPCLSKLRISDCPMLTSMPTFPHLEGSLFLFKASWKPLQHTMMMNMGAPQSSTSTAKASSSSTPLSKLKSIMLYSIEDLETLPEELLKKLTSLRSLTIGRCNRLNSLSPGIQHLAALQDLNLHGCPELELANVEDEMQWQGLKSLLSLKFSCLPKLVSIPLGLQHGTTLQKLLIKDCENLTAIPEWIHNCTSLQVFEIDGCSSLTSLPEGMHSLTSLQWLKIKNCPILLQRCKREAGDDWPKIAHIPKLELQHSNSSIEVAEPAQAKKKQRIWSIFKKSRALNS is encoded by the exons ATGGCCCATAAGATTAAGGCCATCAGAGACAAGCTAGACGCCATCAACGCCGATAGGCAGAGGTTCCACTTGGAAGTACACCCTATGGAGACACGAGTCGGCGGAGGTAGGGATAACACTCATTCTTTTGTACGTGCGGAAGCAATTATTGGTCGAGACGATGATAAGAAGGCTGTTATCCATCGTCTGCTGGACTCCAACGACGAAGACAATGTTTCAATCCTTCCAATTGTTGCCATCGGTGGATTAGGAAAGACTACACTCGCTCAACTCATTTTCAACGATGACCAAATCCAAAAGCATTTTGAGCTTGAAATGTGGGTGTGTGTCTCTGATCCCTTCCACGttaaaaatattgttgaaaAAATCTTAGAAGCTGCAACAAAGAATAAACCACAACCCGCTGAAATGAATACGTTGGTAAGTAAACTTAAAGAAGAAATCGATGGAAAGAAATACTTGCTCGTGTTGGATGACGTGTGGAATGAGGATCATGGAAAATGGTCTGAATTGAAAGAAGTGCTGATGGGTGGTGCAAGCGGCAGTAAAATATTAGTGACTACACGAAGTGAAATCGTTGCAAGGATTAGCGGGACAGTTCAATCATATTCCTTAAGGGGTTTAGAGGAAGACGATTCATGGTCTTTATTGAAGCAACTGGCATTTGAGAAAGGAAAAGAGCCGGAGGAGACTTCAACCACGGCAGCAGTTGGGAAGGAGATACTAAAAAAGTGTCATGGTGTCCCGCTGGCCATAAGGACAATTGGAAGTTTACTACGCTTCAAAAATTCAGAAGCTGAGTGGTCGTCTTTTAAGGATAATAAACTCtcaaaaatacctcaaaatgcAACTGACATCATACCAACTCTGAAGTTGAGTTATGATCATCTTCCTTCACATTTGAAGCACTGTTTTGCTTATTGCAGTTTGTTTCCAAAAGATTACGAGTTTGATATATCAATACTGATTCAGCTCTGGATAGCACAAGGGTTTGTCAAGTCATGTGATGATCAAAACCGATGCTTGGAAGAGGTTGGTAATGAGTATTTAAAGGATTTACTATGGAGATCATTCTTTCAAGAAGCTGAAATAGATGACTTTGGTAACGTAATTTATTGCAAAATGCATGACCTCATGCATGATCTTGCCATATCAGTGGCAGGATCGTTGATCACCACATTAGATGATAAGAAGAGAAACCTTCATGAGAAAACTCGTCATGTATCAGTTGTTGATTACTACGATATTGATGCTTCATCAATTACAACTTCATTGCGTAAAGCAAGTAGCATACGGACATTTCTTTGTGATGATCCCACTTTCTTCAACATCTCTGATTGTGAAGCAtttttttcaagtttcaagTTCTTGCGTGTGTTGGATCTGTCCAGTAGAAATCTTGATCTTCTGCCAAGCTCTATTGGAAAGTTGAAGCATTTAAGATATCTTGATCTATCTTTAAACCAGAATCTCAAGAAACTACCCAATACTATATCTAGGTTGCAGAATTTGCAGACACTAAAACTCTCATCTTGTCGAAAACTTGAAGAATTGCCAAGCTCTATTGTGGAGTTGAAGCATTTAAGATATCTTGATCTTTCTTGGAATCAGAATCTGAAGAAGCTACCCAATTCTATAACCAGGTTGCAGAATTTGCAAACGCTAAAACTCTCATATTGTACAGAGCTTGAAGAATTGCCGAGAGACATGGAAGAATTAGTCAATCTCAAGCATCTTGAGATAGATGCATGTGAACGGTTGACTTATATGCCAAGTGGATTGGGGCTACTCACTAATCTCCAGACCTTATCAGACTTTGTGGTCGACAAGGATCCTTTCTCTCGACATAGCAATGGGTTAAAAGAACTGAAGGGACTAAATAACCTTAGAGGACAATtagatattaaaaatatgagaCATGGGAAAGAAGGTGCGTCAGAATGTAAGGAAGCAAATTTAAAAGAGAAACAGCATCTTCATGCTTTGTATTTACGGTGGAGTACTGAAGGAGATGTCAATGCTTCAGACATTAATGTTGATGATGAGATGTTATTGGAAGTCCTCCAACCGCATCCACATCTGAAAACGCTTTGTTTAGAACGCAATTGGGGTTCAAGGCTTCCAAGTTGGCTTTTGTCACTCACAAATCTTGTTACGTTTCAATTATATGAGTGTACGAAATGCCAATACCTGCCACCATTGAGTCAACTGCCTTCTCTCAAATTTCTTGTTATTTCCCAAATGGATGCTATGGAGTACATATCAGACAATAGTGACAACAATgagttctcttcttcttttttcccatCTCTGAAGGAAATCCAGTTCTATGGTTGCCCTAATCTCAAGgggtggtggtggaggaggagggaTTCTTCTATGGAGGTCAATAGTGATAGTCATAATTCCATTGAAAATACAGAGCATCCTTTACTCCCTTCCTTTCCTTGTCTCTCAAAATTACGGATCTCGGATTGCCCTATGTTGACATCCATGCCAACATTTCCACATCTTGAAGGAAGTTTGTTCCTATTCAAGGCTAGTTGGAAGCCACTGCAACATACAATGATGATGAATATGGGAGCACCGCAAAGCTCAACGTCAACAGCAAAAGCCTCCTCTTCATCCACTCCTCTCTCAAAATTGAAGTCTATAATGTTGTATTCCATTGAGGATCTAGAAACGCTGCCAGAGGAGTTGTTGAAGAAGCTCACTTCTCTCAGGTCTTTAACGATAGGGAGATGCAATAGATTAAATTCTCTCTCCCCAGGTATACAACATCTCGCTGCCCTTCAAGACCTGAATCTTCATGGTTGTCCTGAGCTTGAGCTAGCCAATGTTGAGGATGAGATGCAATGGCAAGGTCTTAAGAGCCTCCTCTCTTTGAAGTTTTCATGTCTTCCGAAATTGGTGTCTATCCCATTAGGGCTTCAACATGGGACCACTCTTCAAAAGCTCCTGATTAAAGATTGTGAAAACTTGACGGCTATACCAGAGTGGATCCACAACTGCACATCACTTCAAGTGTTTGAAATTGATGGATGCTCTAGTTTGACATCACTGCCCGAAGGAATGCATAGCCTAACCTCTTTGCAGTGgctgaaaattaaaaactgtCCCATCTTATTGCAAAGATGCAAGAGAGAAGCAGGTGATGATTGGCCCAAGATTGCTCACATCCCAAAGTTGGAACTACAACATTCAAATTCAA GTATAGAAGTAGCAGAACCAGCTCAAGCAAAGAAGAAACAGAGGATTTGGAGCATATTCAAAAAATCTAGGGCGCTGAATTCATGA